The Thiogranum longum genome includes a region encoding these proteins:
- the hemE gene encoding uroporphyrinogen decarboxylase has translation MTELKNDRFIRALLRQPVDVTPVWMMRQAGRYLPEYRETRKKAGSFMDLCTNPELACEVTLQPLERFPLDAAILFSDILTIPDAMGLGLYFEEGEGPRFKNPLRDEKQIAALGVPDPEQELRYVMDAVRTIRRELNGRVPLIGFSGSPWTLATYMVEGGSSKDFRTIKAMLYERPELLDQLLETVAQSVALYLDAQIKAGAQTVMIFDTWGGALTPSDYCRFSLKPMERIIQSLQKNMGDEKVPVILFTKNGGQWLEAMTDTGADALGLDWTTDLADARRRVGAQVALQGNLDPSVLYASPKTIREQVGKVLASFGKGNGHVFNLGHGIHPGINPEHAGAMIEAVHDLSRAYHDQ, from the coding sequence ATGACTGAACTGAAAAACGACCGTTTCATCCGCGCCCTGCTGCGCCAGCCCGTTGACGTTACCCCCGTGTGGATGATGCGCCAGGCCGGCCGCTATCTGCCCGAGTATCGCGAAACACGCAAGAAAGCCGGCAGTTTCATGGATCTTTGCACCAATCCCGAGCTGGCCTGCGAAGTCACCCTGCAACCGCTCGAACGTTTCCCGCTTGACGCTGCCATCCTGTTTTCCGACATCCTTACCATTCCGGATGCCATGGGACTGGGTCTGTACTTCGAGGAGGGCGAGGGTCCGCGCTTCAAAAACCCGCTACGCGATGAAAAACAGATTGCCGCGCTCGGGGTACCCGATCCGGAACAGGAACTGCGTTATGTCATGGATGCGGTTCGTACCATTCGTCGCGAACTGAACGGGCGTGTGCCGCTTATCGGCTTCTCCGGCAGCCCATGGACCCTGGCGACCTACATGGTCGAGGGAGGCTCCAGCAAGGACTTCCGTACCATCAAGGCGATGCTGTATGAGCGCCCGGAACTGCTCGATCAATTGCTGGAAACTGTCGCGCAATCCGTTGCCCTTTATCTTGATGCACAGATCAAGGCCGGCGCGCAGACCGTCATGATTTTCGATACCTGGGGCGGCGCACTGACGCCTTCCGACTACTGCCGTTTCTCGCTGAAACCGATGGAACGCATTATCCAAAGTCTGCAAAAAAATATGGGCGACGAGAAAGTCCCGGTTATCCTGTTTACCAAGAACGGTGGTCAGTGGCTGGAAGCCATGACCGATACCGGCGCCGATGCGCTGGGACTGGACTGGACAACGGACCTCGCGGATGCACGTCGTCGTGTCGGCGCACAGGTTGCATTACAGGGTAATCTCGATCCCTCTGTGCTCTATGCCTCGCCGAAAACCATTCGCGAACAGGTCGGCAAGGTGCTGGCGAGTTTCGGAAAGGGCAACGGGCACGTGTTCAACCTGGGTCACGGCATACACCCCGGAATCAACCCGGAACATGCGGGCGCGATGATCGAAGCAGTTCATGACCTGAGCCGCGCCTACCACGACCAGTGA
- a CDS encoding glutamate synthase subunit beta — protein MGKPTGFLEYPRKDRGYKPVEERIKYFGEFIIPLDEQTLSTQGARCMDCGIPFCHEGCPVNNLIPDWNDLVYKGKWEKASKVLHSTNNFPDFTGRICPAPCQESCTLNLIDDPVTIKTIECAIVDKAWDNGWLEPKIAENKTGKKVAVIGGGPAGMACAQQLVRVGHNVTLFEKNDRFGGLLRYGIPDFKMEKHHIDKRMKQMEAEGIHFKPNTHVGVDISAQNLFGEFDAIALTGGSEQPRDLPVPGRDLEGVYFAMEFLPQQNRRVAGDKIPENESIMATGKKVVVIGGGDTGSDCIGTSIRQGCESVTQIEILPKPPEKEDKLLTWPEWPNKLRTSTSQEEGVTREWSVATKAFIGENGKLKKLHCIRLEWNKDDQGRWQMSEIEGSDFEIEADMALLAMGFVHPIQEGLLNDLGVEYDPRGNVKGDTEGETAYQTSIKKVFAAGDMRRGQSLVVWAIREGRQCARAVDEFLMGASELPR, from the coding sequence ATGGGCAAACCAACCGGATTCCTGGAGTACCCGCGCAAAGACCGCGGCTACAAACCTGTTGAAGAACGCATCAAGTATTTTGGTGAATTCATCATTCCCCTGGATGAGCAGACGCTCAGCACCCAGGGCGCGCGTTGCATGGACTGCGGCATCCCCTTCTGCCACGAAGGATGCCCGGTCAACAACCTCATTCCGGACTGGAATGACCTGGTGTACAAGGGCAAGTGGGAAAAGGCCAGCAAGGTGCTGCACTCGACCAACAACTTCCCGGACTTCACCGGCCGTATCTGCCCGGCGCCCTGCCAGGAATCCTGCACACTCAACCTGATCGACGATCCGGTTACCATCAAAACCATCGAGTGCGCCATCGTCGACAAGGCCTGGGACAATGGTTGGCTTGAACCGAAGATCGCCGAAAACAAAACCGGCAAGAAAGTTGCCGTCATTGGTGGCGGGCCTGCGGGCATGGCCTGCGCCCAGCAACTGGTTCGTGTCGGGCACAATGTCACCCTGTTCGAAAAAAATGATCGGTTCGGTGGCCTGCTGCGCTACGGCATCCCTGACTTCAAAATGGAAAAGCACCACATCGACAAGCGTATGAAGCAGATGGAAGCCGAGGGCATCCATTTCAAACCCAACACACATGTCGGCGTTGATATCAGTGCACAGAATCTGTTCGGTGAATTTGATGCGATCGCCCTCACCGGCGGTTCCGAGCAGCCGCGTGACCTGCCGGTACCCGGGCGTGATCTGGAAGGCGTGTATTTCGCCATGGAGTTCCTGCCACAGCAGAACCGCCGTGTGGCCGGTGATAAAATTCCTGAAAATGAATCCATCATGGCCACCGGTAAAAAAGTTGTTGTCATCGGTGGCGGTGACACAGGTTCCGACTGTATCGGAACCTCCATCCGCCAGGGTTGTGAATCCGTCACACAAATCGAAATCCTGCCCAAACCACCGGAAAAGGAAGACAAGCTACTCACGTGGCCGGAATGGCCCAACAAGCTACGCACCTCTACCTCGCAGGAGGAAGGCGTCACACGCGAATGGAGCGTTGCGACAAAAGCATTTATCGGCGAAAACGGCAAACTGAAAAAACTGCACTGCATTCGCCTCGAGTGGAACAAGGATGACCAGGGCCGCTGGCAGATGAGCGAAATCGAAGGCAGCGACTTTGAGATCGAGGCCGACATGGCATTGCTGGCGATGGGTTTTGTGCACCCGATCCAGGAAGGTTTGTTGAATGACCTTGGCGTTGAGTACGATCCGCGCGGCAATGTGAAGGGCGACACGGAAGGTGAAACGGCCTACCAGACGTCCATTAAAAAGGTATTTGCGGCCGGTGATATGCGCCGCGGGCAGTCTCTTGTTGTGTGGGCGATTCGTGAGGGGCGGCAGTGTGCGCGGGCGGTGGATGAATTCCTGATGGGGGCTTCCGAACTTCCTCGTTAA
- the gltB gene encoding glutamate synthase large subunit: MSHGAFPEKQGLYDRENEHDACGVGFVAHIKGEQTHAIVRQGLQILENLTHRGAVGADPLAGDGAGILIQMPDAFLREECATLGFELPAPGTYAVGMVFLPQPARTRTECEALIERIAREEGQEVLGWRDVPVDNSGLGQSVKDVEPVVRQVFINGGGDCPTQDDFERKLFITRKVIENTVRDSDWEGRENFYIPSFSSRTLLYKGMLLANQVDTYFRDLRDERMVSALALVHQRFSTNTFPSWDLAHPFRMIAHNGEINTLRGNVNWMRARRHSMASELFGADLEKVWPLIPEGQSDSACFDNALELLVAGGYSMAHAMMMLIPEAWAGNPLMDDQRKAFYEYHAALMEPWDGPAAVAFTDGRQIGATLDRNGLRPARYLITDDDLVVMASEMGVLNIPDEKIVKKWRLQPGKMFLIDMQQGRIIDDAELKESLSSSHPYKTWLDKTQIHLKNLPAQVNDVEGNPDTLLDRQQAFGFTQEDLKILMKPMAATGQEGIGSMGADNPVAVLSSKAKPLANYFQQNFAQVTNPPIDPIREELVMSLVSLIGPRPNLLSLHSGGEHMRLEVTQPILTDKDLQRIRDIEVATDGAFKTCTLDICYPADLGPAGMENAVDSLCQQAEQAVRDGYNILILSDRSVDEQRIPIPALLATSAVHHHLVREGLRTESGLVVETGAAREVHQFATLAGYGAEAINPYLAFETLASMKDDLPEDLDQKEINKRYIKAVGKGLLKVFSKMGISTYQSYCGAQIFDAVGLKQSFVDKYFTGTASMIEGVGIEEIAEESVRCHRDAYGNNPVFEDDLDVGGDYAWRVRGEDHVWTPQTIAKLQHATRANDAKTFSEFSTLVDEQNEHLKTLRGLFEFRFAKDPVPLDEVESAKDIVKRFATGAMSFGSISWEAHTTLAVAMNRIGGKSNTGEGGEERSRFKPMENGDSMRSAIKQVASGRFGVTTEYLVNADDIQIKMAQGAKPGEGGQLPGHKVNDWIAKVRHSTPGVGLISPPPHHDIYSIEDLAQLIHDLKNVNPKARISVKLVSEVGVGTVAAGVSKAHADHVTIAGYDGGTGASPLTSIRHAGSPWELGLAETHQTLVLNKLRGRIAVQVDGGMRTGRDVVIGALLGADEFGFATAPLIVEGCIMMRKCHLNTCPVGVATQDETLRKRFVGQPEHVVNYFFFVAEEIRQLMAKLGFRTMNEMIGRADKLDMRKCISHWKAHGLDYSRILHMPNVPDTAVYNCETQDHGLDKAIDNALIEQAGPALERGEPVRIETPVCNVNRTVGTMLSGRVAERYGNEGLPDDTIHIKLDGVAGQSFGAWVMQGVTLELEGEGNDYVGKGLSGGRLVIYPPANCPIVPEENIIVGNTTLYGAISGECYFRGVGGERFAVRNSGASAVVEGVGDHGCEYMTGGVVVVLGETGRNFAAGMSGGIAYVLDEQGNFESRCNLAMVELEPVPEEDEALEELEHQGGDLETHGKVDISTDMTRYDALRLHRLIEKHHRYTNSSVAKDILDNWNAMLPKFVKVMPVDYRRALQEMKQAQADELAAAS; the protein is encoded by the coding sequence ATGAGTCACGGGGCTTTTCCGGAAAAGCAGGGTCTGTATGACCGCGAAAACGAGCACGACGCCTGCGGCGTTGGTTTTGTTGCCCATATCAAGGGCGAGCAAACCCATGCCATTGTCAGGCAAGGCTTGCAGATCCTTGAAAATCTGACTCACCGTGGCGCAGTTGGCGCCGACCCACTGGCCGGTGACGGCGCCGGTATCCTCATACAGATGCCGGATGCTTTCCTGCGCGAGGAATGTGCCACACTCGGTTTTGAGCTCCCCGCACCGGGGACCTATGCCGTGGGCATGGTGTTCCTGCCACAGCCAGCCCGGACCCGCACGGAATGTGAAGCATTAATCGAGCGGATTGCCCGCGAAGAAGGCCAGGAAGTGCTCGGCTGGCGCGATGTTCCGGTGGATAACAGCGGCCTTGGACAGAGCGTCAAGGACGTGGAACCCGTGGTTCGCCAGGTTTTTATCAACGGCGGCGGTGACTGCCCGACCCAGGATGATTTCGAGCGCAAACTGTTCATTACCCGCAAGGTAATCGAGAACACCGTGCGTGACTCCGACTGGGAAGGTCGTGAGAACTTTTATATCCCGTCTTTCTCCAGCCGTACCCTGCTGTACAAGGGCATGCTGCTGGCCAACCAGGTCGACACTTATTTCAGGGACTTGCGTGACGAGCGTATGGTGTCCGCGCTGGCACTGGTGCACCAGCGTTTCTCAACCAATACCTTCCCGTCGTGGGACCTGGCTCACCCGTTCCGTATGATCGCCCACAACGGCGAGATCAATACCCTGCGCGGCAATGTCAACTGGATGCGTGCACGCCGGCACTCCATGGCATCAGAACTGTTTGGTGCCGACCTGGAAAAAGTCTGGCCGCTGATTCCGGAAGGCCAGAGTGACTCGGCCTGTTTTGACAACGCGCTGGAACTGCTGGTTGCCGGAGGGTATTCCATGGCACACGCCATGATGATGCTGATCCCGGAAGCCTGGGCCGGTAACCCGTTGATGGACGACCAGCGTAAAGCCTTCTATGAATACCACGCCGCGCTGATGGAGCCGTGGGACGGCCCGGCCGCTGTGGCCTTCACCGATGGCCGTCAGATCGGCGCTACCCTGGATCGTAACGGCCTGCGCCCGGCGCGCTACCTGATTACCGATGACGACCTGGTGGTAATGGCCTCGGAAATGGGCGTACTGAACATCCCCGATGAAAAGATCGTCAAGAAGTGGCGCCTGCAGCCGGGCAAGATGTTCCTCATCGATATGCAGCAGGGCCGCATCATCGATGATGCTGAACTCAAGGAATCACTGTCCTCCAGTCATCCCTACAAGACGTGGCTGGACAAGACACAGATTCACCTCAAGAACCTGCCTGCCCAGGTTAATGATGTTGAAGGAAACCCGGATACGCTGCTCGACCGTCAGCAAGCATTTGGTTTCACCCAGGAAGACCTCAAGATCCTGATGAAGCCCATGGCGGCTACCGGTCAGGAAGGCATCGGTTCGATGGGTGCCGACAACCCGGTTGCCGTGCTGTCGAGCAAGGCCAAGCCACTGGCAAACTATTTCCAGCAGAATTTCGCCCAGGTCACCAACCCGCCGATCGATCCGATCCGCGAGGAACTGGTCATGTCGCTGGTCTCACTGATCGGCCCGCGCCCGAACCTGCTGAGTCTGCACTCGGGCGGCGAGCACATGCGCCTGGAAGTGACGCAACCGATCCTCACCGACAAGGATCTGCAGCGTATACGCGATATCGAAGTGGCCACTGACGGTGCATTTAAAACCTGCACACTCGACATATGTTACCCCGCCGATCTCGGCCCGGCCGGTATGGAAAATGCCGTGGACTCACTGTGCCAGCAGGCTGAGCAGGCTGTACGTGATGGCTATAACATTCTTATCCTGTCCGACCGGTCTGTCGATGAACAGCGCATCCCGATCCCCGCGCTGCTCGCCACATCGGCCGTACACCATCACCTGGTGCGTGAGGGCCTGCGCACGGAATCAGGCCTGGTCGTTGAAACCGGTGCGGCCCGCGAAGTCCACCAGTTCGCAACGCTGGCCGGTTATGGCGCCGAGGCTATCAACCCGTACCTGGCTTTCGAGACCCTGGCTTCCATGAAGGATGACCTTCCGGAAGACCTCGATCAGAAAGAGATCAACAAGCGCTACATCAAGGCCGTTGGCAAGGGCCTGCTGAAAGTCTTCTCCAAGATGGGAATTTCCACCTATCAGTCCTATTGCGGCGCGCAGATCTTCGATGCCGTGGGCCTGAAGCAGTCGTTTGTCGATAAATACTTCACCGGCACCGCCAGCATGATCGAAGGCGTCGGTATCGAAGAGATTGCAGAGGAATCTGTACGCTGCCACAGGGACGCCTACGGCAACAACCCTGTTTTCGAAGATGACCTGGACGTCGGCGGCGACTACGCCTGGCGCGTGCGTGGCGAAGACCATGTGTGGACACCACAGACCATCGCCAAACTGCAGCACGCCACACGTGCCAATGACGCCAAAACCTTCTCCGAATTTTCGACACTGGTCGATGAACAGAACGAACACCTGAAAACCCTGCGCGGCCTGTTCGAGTTCAGGTTTGCCAAAGATCCGGTGCCGCTCGATGAAGTCGAATCGGCGAAGGACATCGTCAAGCGTTTCGCAACCGGCGCCATGTCCTTCGGCTCCATTTCCTGGGAAGCGCATACCACGTTGGCCGTTGCCATGAACCGTATCGGCGGTAAATCCAATACCGGTGAAGGTGGTGAGGAACGTTCACGCTTCAAACCGATGGAAAATGGCGACTCCATGCGTTCCGCCATCAAGCAGGTGGCATCAGGCCGCTTCGGCGTTACCACTGAATACCTGGTCAACGCCGACGACATCCAGATCAAGATGGCGCAGGGCGCCAAGCCCGGCGAAGGCGGTCAGCTGCCCGGCCACAAGGTCAATGACTGGATTGCCAAAGTGCGCCATTCCACGCCGGGTGTCGGCCTGATTTCACCGCCGCCGCACCACGATATCTATTCCATCGAAGATCTGGCGCAACTGATCCATGATCTGAAGAACGTCAATCCGAAAGCGCGCATCAGCGTTAAACTGGTGTCGGAAGTCGGTGTAGGCACAGTTGCTGCGGGCGTTTCCAAGGCGCACGCGGACCATGTGACCATCGCCGGTTACGATGGCGGCACCGGCGCTTCACCGCTGACATCCATCCGTCACGCCGGCAGCCCATGGGAACTGGGGCTTGCTGAAACTCACCAGACCCTGGTATTGAACAAGCTACGCGGACGTATCGCTGTACAGGTCGACGGCGGTATGCGCACCGGTCGCGACGTTGTTATCGGCGCACTGCTGGGTGCCGACGAGTTCGGTTTCGCCACTGCACCGCTGATCGTGGAAGGCTGCATTATGATGCGCAAATGCCACCTCAACACCTGCCCGGTCGGTGTTGCCACCCAGGACGAAACACTGCGCAAGCGCTTTGTTGGTCAACCGGAACACGTGGTGAACTACTTCTTCTTCGTCGCCGAGGAAATTCGCCAGCTGATGGCGAAGCTTGGCTTCCGCACCATGAACGAAATGATCGGTCGTGCAGACAAGCTGGACATGCGCAAATGCATTAGCCACTGGAAAGCGCACGGTCTCGACTATTCACGCATACTGCACATGCCCAATGTCCCGGATACCGCTGTTTACAACTGCGAAACCCAGGACCATGGTCTCGACAAGGCGATCGACAACGCGCTTATCGAGCAGGCCGGACCAGCACTGGAACGTGGTGAACCTGTCAGGATTGAAACGCCTGTCTGCAATGTTAACCGCACCGTCGGTACCATGCTGTCCGGCCGCGTCGCTGAACGCTATGGCAATGAAGGCCTGCCCGACGACACCATTCACATCAAACTGGACGGTGTGGCCGGACAAAGTTTCGGCGCCTGGGTGATGCAGGGTGTAACACTGGAACTGGAAGGCGAAGGTAATGACTACGTCGGCAAAGGTCTGTCAGGTGGACGGCTGGTAATCTACCCGCCCGCCAACTGCCCGATCGTGCCGGAAGAAAACATTATCGTCGGCAACACTACGCTTTACGGCGCAATATCGGGTGAATGCTACTTCCGCGGCGTTGGCGGTGAACGCTTCGCCGTACGCAACTCCGGTGCAAGTGCTGTTGTTGAAGGTGTGGGAGACCATGGTTGCGAGTATATGACCGGCGGCGTGGTGGTCGTGCTGGGTGAAACCGGACGTAACTTTGCAGCTGGCATGAGTGGCGGTATCGCCTATGTGCTGGATGAACAAGGCAACTTTGAATCGCGCTGCAACCTCGCCATGGTGGAACTGGAACCGGTACCGGAAGAAGACGAGGCACTGGAAGAACTGGAACACCAGGGCGGCGATCTGGAAACCCACGGCAAGGTCGATATCAGCACTGACATGACACGCTATGACGCATTGCGACTGCATCGGCTGATCGAGAAACACCACCGCTATACCAACAGCAGTGTTGCGAAAGACATACTCGACAACTGGAACGCGATGTTGCCGAAATTCGTCAAGGTCATGCCGGTCGACTACCGCCGCGCACTGCAAGAAATGAAACAGGCACAGGCCGACGAACTGGCCGCTGCAAGCTAA
- a CDS encoding AAA family ATPase, translating to MNETSVAGQPDYLQAWSLRRHPFGEQIDPEFFYAGSTLSQRLDLLTHLVQFSESIVVVNGPPGSGKTTLLDQFLRHANPQWIICAIDAGQGDPLSESLAQTMGVSPGEDAQTLLARWAAQSEASQQLIIVIDNTEQLDEAACRRICELADLPDGDRLHIVLFGTAEATRNIRAMLEQLGSEHTCQVLDIPRLTEEETAAYLMYRMAVAGYSGESPFTPTEVRAICKSAGGRPGHINRLANESLVDHHMRARIKKRAPIQRGRKKNSAPVWVGASLAIALLAGYLGWQRLTPTEPPVRDSGTAEQELPLILPAETIDSGRLVQDLKPSAGEAPANTDKTTSSQPVTTVTTAEPVNTPSAIPSVTNTEANRPLPARDVGPEPAEPASANAASATAETGTTRPVSPGPPDTSQPTRPARPEIPPALQARAAKPETQQSAVKTAQPHRENWLLQQSPDAFTLQLLGSRDPSSILDYIKSNSLEPDTAAFYRGRYRNADWYVLLYGLYPDKAAALAARSALPDKVQNAKPWPRTLKSVQDSINAAQ from the coding sequence ATGAACGAAACATCAGTCGCTGGACAACCCGACTACCTGCAAGCCTGGTCATTGCGACGCCATCCATTCGGGGAACAAATCGATCCGGAGTTTTTCTACGCCGGCAGCACGTTATCGCAGCGGCTTGACCTGCTTACCCATCTGGTCCAGTTCAGTGAGTCGATTGTTGTTGTAAACGGCCCTCCCGGCAGTGGCAAGACCACGCTACTCGATCAATTTCTGAGGCACGCCAATCCGCAATGGATTATCTGCGCTATCGACGCTGGCCAGGGCGACCCGCTGTCCGAAAGCCTCGCTCAGACAATGGGTGTTTCGCCGGGTGAAGATGCGCAAACACTGCTCGCACGCTGGGCAGCACAAAGCGAAGCTTCTCAACAACTGATTATTGTGATCGACAATACCGAACAGCTCGACGAAGCTGCCTGCCGGCGTATTTGCGAACTGGCCGACCTGCCGGATGGTGACCGCCTGCATATCGTACTGTTCGGGACAGCTGAGGCCACCCGGAATATTCGCGCCATGCTGGAGCAGCTGGGCAGCGAACACACCTGCCAGGTCCTGGATATCCCCAGGCTGACAGAAGAAGAAACGGCAGCCTATCTCATGTATCGAATGGCTGTTGCAGGCTACAGTGGCGAAAGTCCATTTACACCAACTGAAGTGCGCGCTATCTGTAAATCTGCAGGTGGCAGACCCGGACATATCAACCGGCTGGCGAATGAATCCCTTGTCGACCACCACATGCGCGCCAGGATCAAGAAGCGCGCCCCCATACAGCGCGGACGAAAAAAAAACAGCGCGCCGGTCTGGGTCGGGGCCTCGCTTGCCATTGCGCTACTTGCCGGCTACCTTGGCTGGCAACGCCTCACCCCGACCGAACCACCTGTCCGGGACTCGGGAACGGCTGAACAGGAGCTGCCGCTCATTCTTCCTGCTGAAACTATCGATAGCGGGCGCCTTGTACAGGACCTGAAACCTTCCGCTGGAGAGGCGCCTGCCAACACGGACAAAACCACTTCCAGCCAACCCGTCACAACAGTAACAACGGCCGAACCAGTAAATACACCCTCGGCTATACCATCCGTGACAAATACCGAAGCAAACCGCCCGCTACCCGCCAGGGATGTCGGACCTGAACCGGCAGAACCGGCCTCTGCCAATGCTGCATCAGCTACAGCTGAAACAGGCACAACACGCCCGGTCAGCCCAGGCCCGCCTGATACATCCCAACCAACCCGGCCTGCCCGACCAGAAATACCTCCCGCCCTGCAAGCCAGGGCAGCAAAACCTGAAACACAACAATCTGCTGTGAAAACCGCACAACCACACCGCGAAAACTGGCTACTGCAGCAATCCCCTGATGCCTTCACTCTTCAGTTACTGGGGTCGCGCGATCCTTCCTCCATTCTGGACTACATCAAAAGCAATTCTCTGGAACCTGACACTGCGGCTTTTTACCGGGGTCGATACCGTAATGCCGACTGGTATGTGCTGCTTTATGGCCTCTATCCCGACAAGGCTGCCGCGCTGGCCGCGCGCAGTGCATTGCCGGACAAGGTACAAAATGCCAAACCCTGGCCACGCACCCTGAAATCTGTCCAGGACAGCATCAATGCAGCGCAATAA
- a CDS encoding WGR domain-containing protein yields MRIYMQIPPGDAGPPRFYHLHLQEDLIDGWTLVREWGYQGAGGRMIRDHYTDREQAEEAMMSIRDAQLKKGYQVVFMQAQT; encoded by the coding sequence ATGCGCATTTATATGCAGATCCCGCCCGGCGACGCCGGCCCACCAAGGTTCTATCACCTGCACCTGCAGGAAGACCTGATCGATGGCTGGACACTTGTGCGTGAATGGGGATACCAGGGTGCTGGCGGACGTATGATCAGGGATCACTATACTGATCGCGAACAGGCGGAAGAAGCCATGATGTCAATACGGGACGCCCAGCTGAAAAAAGGTTACCAGGTTGTGTTTATGCAGGCACAGACATGA